One genomic segment of Paenibacillus durus includes these proteins:
- a CDS encoding AraC family transcriptional regulator, whose translation MNITVETLPNYRIAYVRQVGPYGPANTQAMKKLKKWAEEKNLLTESSIILGIPQDHPETTLPEHCRYDACIVISKDYPMDDSICESEFTGGVYVVFKVKHTTEDIQQAWADIIPALQNSGYQMDNKPIIERYTGEMINHHFCEICVPVKPL comes from the coding sequence ATGAATATTACAGTTGAAACCCTCCCGAATTATCGCATCGCCTATGTGCGGCAAGTTGGTCCCTATGGACCTGCCAATACTCAAGCTATGAAGAAGTTAAAAAAATGGGCGGAGGAGAAAAATCTGCTTACTGAATCGTCAATCATACTCGGCATTCCGCAAGATCACCCTGAAACAACACTTCCTGAACACTGTAGATATGATGCATGTATCGTCATTTCAAAGGATTATCCAATGGATGATTCCATTTGCGAAAGTGAATTTACCGGGGGAGTTTATGTTGTTTTCAAAGTCAAACATACAACGGAGGATATTCAACAAGCATGGGCGGATATTATTCCAGCCTTACAAAACAGCGGATATCAAATGGACAACAAACCGATTATAGAAAGATACACTGGTGAAATGATTAACCATCATTTTTGCGAAATATGTGTTCCTGTAAAACCGTTATAA
- a CDS encoding class I SAM-dependent methyltransferase produces MDHYLCWQDHAKEILDLGCGPGLYAQRLAKLGYSVTGNDFSKLSIEYAKQQATMGNFAISYVKEDYISYDYPNPYDIIVMIYCDFGVIDESSRDTLLTKIYAALKPGGAFVFDVFRPQRYMNHKETKTWSMANGGFWRPGPHLGLNSSYWYEDSGFHLSQYHC; encoded by the coding sequence ATAGATCATTACTTATGCTGGCAGGATCATGCCAAAGAAATTCTTGACCTGGGGTGCGGGCCTGGGCTATATGCACAGCGATTGGCGAAATTAGGGTATTCTGTAACGGGCAATGATTTTTCAAAATTGTCTATTGAATATGCCAAGCAACAAGCAACCATGGGGAACTTTGCGATTTCTTATGTAAAAGAAGACTATATTTCGTATGACTATCCCAATCCATATGACATCATCGTAATGATTTACTGTGATTTTGGCGTTATCGACGAATCGAGCAGGGATACGTTACTTACGAAGATCTATGCAGCTTTAAAACCTGGAGGAGCATTTGTTTTTGATGTATTTCGCCCGCAAAGGTACATGAACCATAAAGAAACAAAAACATGGAGTATGGCAAACGGAGGGTTCTGGAGGCCCGGTCCCCATTTAGGTTTAAATTCAAGTTATTGGTATGAAGACTCGGGCTTCCATTTAAGTCAATATCATTGTTGA